One Bifidobacterium angulatum DSM 20098 = JCM 7096 DNA window includes the following coding sequences:
- a CDS encoding glycoside hydrolase family 43 protein, producing MGVYHNPIVLQRADPWVIKENGEYYFTASDPEYNYIAIRHASSINDLQKAPETVVWRKHESGPASIYIWAPELHRINGAWYIYFAGAATDFEASGLPTHRIFVLENTDDDPTSDNWVEKGQVITPIDSFALDATTEVIDGVQYLVWAQKDPAIEGNSNLYIARMANPWTLGSEPVMLTKPEYDWECIDFLVNEGPAFLLHGNKIYITYSASGTGVPYAVGLLTAKRGSDLLDKASWSKSPVPVFKTCAENGQYGPGHNSFTKSEDGTEDLMIYHCRNYTEIKGDPLFDPNRHARVGVVRWTADGPDFGVPEPDDLWTPTTTDVLPADGGPFAGTPATR from the coding sequence ATGGGTGTTTACCATAATCCGATCGTGCTTCAGCGCGCGGACCCCTGGGTAATCAAGGAAAACGGCGAATACTATTTCACCGCTTCAGATCCGGAATACAATTACATCGCCATTCGCCATGCGTCAAGCATCAACGATCTGCAAAAGGCCCCCGAGACGGTGGTGTGGCGTAAGCACGAATCCGGTCCGGCGAGCATCTACATCTGGGCTCCCGAGCTGCATCGCATCAACGGCGCGTGGTACATCTACTTCGCAGGCGCAGCGACGGATTTCGAAGCGTCCGGCCTGCCGACGCACCGCATATTCGTGCTGGAGAACACCGATGACGACCCGACCTCCGACAACTGGGTGGAGAAGGGGCAGGTCATCACTCCGATTGATTCCTTCGCACTCGACGCCACCACCGAAGTGATCGATGGCGTGCAGTATCTGGTATGGGCGCAGAAGGACCCCGCCATCGAGGGCAACTCCAACCTGTATATCGCAAGGATGGCCAATCCGTGGACGCTGGGCAGCGAGCCCGTCATGCTCACCAAGCCGGAATACGATTGGGAATGCATCGACTTCCTGGTCAACGAGGGGCCGGCCTTCCTGCTTCATGGGAACAAGATCTACATCACGTACTCCGCCTCCGGCACCGGCGTTCCATACGCCGTGGGGCTGCTGACCGCCAAGCGTGGCAGCGACCTGCTGGACAAGGCTTCCTGGAGCAAGAGCCCGGTGCCGGTGTTCAAGACCTGCGCCGAGAACGGTCAGTATGGCCCAGGGCACAATTCGTTCACCAAGTCCGAGGATGGCACTGAAGACCTGATGATCTACCACTGCCGTAACTATACGGAAATCAAGGGCGACCCGCTGTTCGACCCGAACCGCCACGCGCGTGTCGGGGTGGTCAGGTGGACCGCGGACGGCCCGGATTTCGGCGTGCCGGAACCTGATGATCTGTGGACTCCCACCACTACGGACGTACTGCCGGCCGATGGCGGCCCGTTTGCCGGGACACCTGCGACGCGTTGA
- a CDS encoding LacI family DNA-binding transcriptional regulator, protein MVKKTGGNVEHVVTMRDVAKAAGMSVKTVSNVVNDYEFVSQATRDKVNKAIAELGYTLNMSARNLRKGQTGIIGLAIPDLQMPYFAQLSSLIIAEAKKVGLRVIVEPTQYSREGELEALHGTQQTMLDGLIYSPLELGQDDVDQLNVEYPLVLIGERIFTDAVDHIATENVEGAKRATQYLLKTGCRHVAVVGVHPGEKVGSAALRYRGYLEALEEFGVDFDDRLVAASIMWHRSDGVRAMNALLDSGVDVDGVVALNDMLASGVMHAIQMRGLRIPEDVSVVGFDNSDDSQFLSPSLTSIAPGLEAVARLSVKVLKERIDGHDPNAGCPGKKIFRKVSSSLVVRQSTRQLGDSLIF, encoded by the coding sequence ATGGTAAAGAAGACTGGCGGCAACGTCGAACATGTGGTGACTATGCGGGACGTTGCCAAGGCGGCCGGCATGTCGGTCAAAACGGTCTCGAATGTGGTCAACGATTATGAATTCGTTTCGCAGGCCACGCGAGACAAGGTCAACAAGGCGATCGCCGAACTCGGCTATACGCTGAATATGTCGGCACGTAACCTACGAAAGGGCCAGACCGGCATCATCGGTCTGGCCATTCCCGATCTGCAGATGCCGTATTTCGCGCAGCTGTCGTCGCTGATCATTGCGGAAGCTAAGAAGGTGGGGCTGCGTGTCATTGTGGAGCCGACGCAGTATTCGCGCGAAGGCGAGCTCGAGGCGTTGCACGGCACTCAACAGACGATGCTCGATGGGCTGATCTATTCACCACTGGAGCTTGGGCAGGATGACGTCGACCAGCTGAACGTGGAGTATCCGTTGGTGCTGATCGGTGAGCGCATCTTCACCGATGCCGTCGATCACATCGCCACGGAGAACGTGGAGGGGGCCAAGCGCGCCACCCAGTATCTGCTGAAGACCGGCTGCCGGCATGTGGCGGTAGTTGGCGTGCATCCGGGGGAGAAGGTCGGTTCTGCGGCTTTGCGCTATCGGGGATATTTGGAAGCGCTAGAAGAGTTCGGCGTGGATTTCGACGATAGATTGGTGGCGGCGTCGATTATGTGGCACCGCAGCGACGGCGTAAGGGCCATGAACGCACTGCTGGATTCCGGAGTCGATGTTGACGGCGTCGTCGCGTTGAACGATATGCTTGCCTCTGGTGTGATGCATGCGATTCAGATGCGCGGTCTGCGCATCCCCGAAGATGTTTCCGTGGTCGGTTTTGATAATTCCGATGATTCTCAGTTTCTTTCTCCCTCGCTGACTTCGATTGCGCCTGGGCTTGAAGCGGTCGCCCGTCTGTCGGTGAAAGTGCTCAAGGAACGCATCGATGGCCATGACCCGAACGCCGGGTGTCCAGGGAAAAAGATATTCCGTAAGGTCTCCTCGTCTTTGGTGGTGCGGCAGTCCACTAGGCAACTGGGCGACTCCCTGATTTTCTGA
- a CDS encoding family 43 glycosylhydrolase: MLNTYSLLCYTREATSREEANNEDIAYSMHLALRFGNGDDSEWQPLNENYGIFFAAGVPIAAAAGEPRRACTAAAHCAVDPFDAPRQASDAVSHGAVMPGVDIVLKSLKDPFLFRLADGRFGIAATRTDRGGAPDGSERSAFLVAVSRDLTSFEQLGLVRLRTDSGVNRVSVAYQAAFDRYVISWIGDNGESYAAQTGDITAEAGSEDLLDVVREARPQELRYTGDCGIANAVPGNVIPISETEAKRLTERFGRIRNVGASVPAQHADSALRGEAAKASILALGATRAELAYSDGSRGTRAVDWDAAQLEALASEAAEGTFEAGQTRTIAGRIRQTIYPVPFAVERADPSVFAWNYNGKPMFMFIATDDTDGNCVDPHEGRTHMPLRIADSIEALSDEAGGRAREIDLLKCGDLNSEGRRMTGCFWAPELHVIGGKLSILFMPCFDGPDRNPDGTPNDRAGKPDMWTGSCHIMQLKQHADGTDFDPREPRNWTVPEPILDSDGGMLNPVQRISLDMTVISDSGRWYYAWQQVGSIWIAGFDPSCPSRLTSRPRQIVVPEFAWDNMIAEGPNAIVHEGRIFLIYSGSLVGIDYTTGLVAAPAGANADLTDPAAWTKLDYPLQKSGVYNGRWQLGTGHGMWSHDEDGNLIYVFHNAEYENGCYGGRDAQVRRVHWSAEGMPILDMQSDEELDPSYADITMEITAR, translated from the coding sequence ATGTTGAATACGTATTCCCTGCTGTGCTATACGCGTGAAGCCACCAGTCGCGAGGAAGCGAACAACGAGGACATCGCGTACAGCATGCATTTGGCGTTGCGTTTCGGGAACGGCGATGATTCCGAATGGCAGCCGCTCAATGAGAATTACGGCATTTTCTTTGCCGCTGGCGTGCCCATCGCGGCGGCAGCTGGAGAACCTCGGCGCGCCTGCACCGCCGCGGCGCATTGTGCGGTCGACCCGTTCGACGCTCCTCGTCAGGCTTCCGACGCCGTAAGCCACGGTGCGGTCATGCCGGGTGTGGACATCGTGCTGAAATCGTTGAAGGATCCGTTCCTGTTCCGTCTTGCGGATGGACGGTTCGGCATCGCAGCCACTCGCACCGATCGCGGCGGCGCACCGGATGGCTCCGAACGATCTGCGTTTTTAGTGGCGGTCAGCCGTGACCTGACATCGTTTGAGCAGTTGGGGCTGGTGCGGTTGCGCACGGACAGCGGAGTCAACCGCGTCTCTGTTGCGTACCAGGCGGCCTTTGATCGCTACGTCATCTCCTGGATCGGAGACAATGGGGAGTCATATGCCGCGCAGACGGGCGATATCACGGCGGAGGCAGGTTCGGAGGATCTGCTCGACGTCGTACGGGAGGCGCGGCCGCAAGAGCTTCGATATACCGGCGATTGCGGTATCGCCAATGCCGTACCGGGCAATGTCATTCCCATCAGCGAAACGGAAGCGAAGCGTTTGACGGAACGGTTCGGGCGCATCCGCAACGTTGGCGCGTCCGTTCCGGCGCAACATGCCGACTCGGCCTTGCGCGGGGAAGCCGCGAAGGCCTCGATACTGGCGTTGGGTGCGACTCGTGCCGAACTCGCCTACAGCGATGGTTCCCGGGGAACGCGTGCGGTGGACTGGGACGCGGCGCAGCTTGAAGCCCTGGCCAGCGAAGCCGCCGAAGGAACATTCGAGGCCGGCCAGACCCGTACCATTGCAGGCCGCATTCGCCAGACGATCTATCCGGTGCCGTTTGCTGTGGAACGGGCCGATCCTTCGGTGTTCGCATGGAACTATAACGGAAAGCCGATGTTCATGTTCATCGCCACCGACGATACCGACGGCAATTGTGTGGACCCGCATGAGGGCCGCACCCACATGCCGTTGCGCATCGCGGATTCCATCGAGGCACTGTCCGACGAGGCCGGCGGTCGCGCCCGGGAGATCGATCTGCTCAAGTGCGGCGATCTCAATTCGGAAGGCCGTCGCATGACTGGCTGCTTCTGGGCGCCGGAACTGCATGTGATTGGCGGGAAACTGAGCATTCTGTTCATGCCCTGTTTCGACGGGCCGGATCGCAATCCTGATGGCACGCCGAACGACCGCGCCGGCAAACCCGACATGTGGACCGGCAGCTGCCATATCATGCAGCTCAAGCAGCATGCCGATGGCACCGATTTCGATCCGCGCGAGCCTCGGAACTGGACGGTTCCTGAGCCGATTCTCGATTCGGATGGCGGTATGCTTAACCCCGTCCAACGCATTTCGCTCGACATGACCGTTATCTCCGACTCCGGCCGCTGGTACTACGCGTGGCAGCAGGTCGGCAGCATCTGGATCGCCGGCTTCGACCCATCCTGCCCGTCGCGGCTCACCAGCAGGCCCAGGCAGATCGTCGTACCGGAATTCGCGTGGGACAACATGATCGCCGAGGGGCCGAACGCCATCGTCCACGAGGGTAGGATCTTCCTGATCTATTCCGGTTCGCTGGTCGGCATCGACTACACGACGGGCCTTGTTGCGGCTCCAGCCGGAGCCAATGCCGATTTGACCGACCCTGCAGCATGGACGAAACTCGATTATCCGCTGCAGAAATCCGGCGTGTACAACGGCCGTTGGCAGCTTGGCACCGGTCATGGCATGTGGTCGCACGACGAGGACGGCAATCTCATTTATGTGTTCCATAACGCCGAGTATGAGAACGGGTGTTACGGCGGTCGTGACGCACAGGTGCGGCGCGTGCATTGGTCCGCGGAAGGCATGCCGATTTTGGATATGCAGTCAGATGAGGAACTTGACCCGAGTTATGCTGATATAACGATGGAAATTACCGCTCGCTGA
- the gndA gene encoding NADP-dependent phosphogluconate dehydrogenase — MSAEANVGVVGLAAMGGSLARNLAHHGNKVAVFNRTYARTEKLMNEHGTEGEFYPAKTLEEFVDSLVKPRTAIIMVKAGEPTDAMINALADLMEPGDIIVDAGNAYFPDTIRREKEISARGLHFVGCGVSGGEEGALLGPSMMPGGSEESWKTLKPIFESIAAKAEGEPCVAHIGLNGAGHFVKMVHNGIEYSDMQLIAESYDLMRRGLGMTPAEIGDVFEEWNKTELDSYLIEITAEVLHQVDKKTGKPLVDLIVDHAGMKGTGTWTVQTALSLAVPVTGIAEAVFARGLSSEADLREEAAKQGFAGPNGELNLNSEEKKAFIEDIRQALYASKIVAYAQGFNEITTAAKEYGWDIDLAAVARIWRGGCIIRAKFLNRISEAFESGEANVSLLFAPYFKNAIETAEKSWRNVVAQAALNGLPTPAFASSLSYFDGLRSKRLPAALIQGQRDYFGAHTYQRVDQPGAFHTLWAEPGREEIEA; from the coding sequence ATGTCAGCTGAAGCAAACGTCGGCGTCGTCGGCCTGGCCGCAATGGGCGGTAGCCTCGCACGCAATCTCGCACACCACGGCAACAAGGTCGCCGTATTCAACCGCACCTACGCCCGCACCGAAAAGCTCATGAACGAGCACGGCACCGAAGGCGAATTCTACCCGGCCAAAACCCTTGAGGAATTCGTAGACAGCCTCGTCAAGCCACGCACCGCCATCATCATGGTCAAGGCAGGCGAACCCACCGACGCCATGATCAACGCGCTCGCCGACCTGATGGAGCCGGGCGACATCATCGTCGATGCCGGCAACGCCTACTTCCCCGACACCATCCGCCGTGAGAAGGAAATCAGCGCACGTGGCTTGCACTTCGTGGGCTGCGGCGTCTCCGGCGGCGAGGAGGGTGCCCTGCTCGGGCCGTCCATGATGCCGGGCGGTTCCGAGGAATCCTGGAAGACGCTGAAGCCGATCTTCGAATCCATCGCGGCCAAGGCCGAAGGCGAGCCGTGCGTCGCCCACATCGGTTTGAACGGTGCCGGCCACTTCGTCAAGATGGTGCACAACGGCATCGAATACTCCGACATGCAGCTCATCGCAGAAAGCTACGATCTTATGCGCCGCGGCCTGGGCATGACCCCGGCCGAGATCGGCGACGTGTTCGAGGAGTGGAACAAGACCGAACTCGACTCCTACCTCATCGAGATCACCGCCGAAGTGCTGCACCAGGTCGACAAGAAGACCGGCAAGCCGCTGGTCGACCTGATTGTGGACCATGCCGGCATGAAGGGCACCGGCACCTGGACCGTGCAGACCGCGCTGTCCCTGGCCGTACCGGTCACCGGCATCGCCGAAGCCGTGTTCGCCCGTGGCCTGTCCTCCGAGGCAGATCTGCGTGAGGAAGCCGCCAAGCAGGGCTTCGCCGGACCGAACGGCGAACTGAACCTGAACAGCGAGGAGAAGAAGGCCTTCATCGAAGACATCCGCCAGGCCCTTTACGCTTCCAAGATCGTCGCCTACGCCCAGGGCTTCAACGAGATCACCACCGCCGCCAAGGAATACGGCTGGGATATCGACCTGGCCGCCGTGGCACGCATCTGGCGTGGCGGCTGCATCATCCGCGCGAAGTTCCTTAACCGCATCTCCGAAGCGTTCGAATCCGGTGAGGCCAACGTGTCGCTGCTGTTCGCCCCGTACTTCAAGAACGCCATCGAAACCGCCGAGAAGTCTTGGCGCAACGTGGTGGCCCAGGCAGCGCTTAACGGTCTGCCGACTCCGGCGTTCGCTTCGTCGCTCTCGTACTTCGACGGCCTGCGTTCCAAGCGTCTGCCCGCCGCCCTGATTCAGGGCCAGCGTGACTACTTCGGCGCCCACACCTACCAGCGTGTGGATCAGCCGGGCGCATTCCACACCCTGTGGGCCGAGCCGGGCCGCGAGGAGATCGAGGCCTGA
- a CDS encoding Type 1 glutamine amidotransferase-like domain-containing protein, whose amino-acid sequence MSKLMLVSAFAPVSHLLGRIEPNLKGRTVAFIPTASMKDSTGFFNRMAKWKLRALGLNVQEIDVAVASYHDIKTTIASSSMIYVTGGNTFYLLQSLRYSSSDELIAQAVREGKTYIGESAGAVVAGPNIEYIKRMDSEDPAPYLDSNYAGLGLVDFSIVPHIDGPALGESAAEIMRHSNGDDHMVPICDDQAVLVNGPHVELVKR is encoded by the coding sequence ATGAGCAAGCTGATGCTGGTATCCGCATTCGCGCCGGTCAGTCACCTGCTCGGGCGCATCGAGCCCAACCTCAAAGGCAGAACGGTCGCCTTCATCCCCACTGCAAGCATGAAGGACTCCACCGGCTTCTTCAACCGCATGGCCAAATGGAAGCTACGCGCCCTCGGCCTCAACGTGCAGGAGATCGACGTGGCCGTCGCCTCCTACCACGACATCAAAACCACCATCGCCTCCAGCAGCATGATCTACGTAACCGGCGGCAACACCTTCTATCTTCTCCAATCCCTGCGCTACTCATCGTCCGACGAACTCATCGCACAAGCCGTGCGGGAAGGCAAAACCTACATCGGCGAATCAGCCGGAGCCGTGGTGGCCGGGCCCAACATCGAATACATCAAACGCATGGACAGCGAAGACCCCGCCCCCTACCTCGACAGCAACTACGCGGGCCTGGGACTCGTGGACTTCAGCATCGTGCCCCACATCGACGGCCCAGCCCTCGGCGAATCCGCGGCCGAAATCATGCGCCACAGCAACGGCGACGACCACATGGTGCCCATCTGCGACGATCAGGCCGTACTCGTCAACGGCCCACACGTCGAACTCGTCAAACGCTGA
- a CDS encoding ABC transporter ATP-binding protein, which produces MQYVFAASGMTCEVPGTDSSRTIFKGLRFAIERGEIVDLVGPSGSGKSSLLTAFAQLNPHAHGSMELEGRPASEFTPQQWRSQVAYLPQKALLTGSTVAEAIRLPWTLRIRNTTGTSRPSRLSRLFSRQSPAAQAKALLPSERIRATLDSIGCEDIDLDRAPHDLSGGQAARVSLARTLLTEPKVLLADEVDAGLDDENAEKVAAIMAQYADRGMSIVRIRHRPPDGRASRIVALDGGVLTETYANSRKISQSNNREDGQEARA; this is translated from the coding sequence ATGCAGTATGTGTTTGCGGCCTCCGGCATGACGTGCGAAGTCCCGGGGACCGATTCGTCCAGAACAATATTCAAGGGTCTGCGCTTCGCCATCGAACGCGGCGAGATCGTCGATCTGGTCGGCCCGTCCGGCTCGGGCAAGAGCAGTCTGCTCACCGCGTTCGCCCAGCTGAACCCGCACGCCCATGGTTCCATGGAGCTTGAAGGGCGCCCGGCAAGCGAGTTCACACCGCAGCAGTGGCGCAGCCAAGTGGCGTATCTGCCGCAGAAGGCGCTGCTCACCGGTTCCACCGTGGCCGAGGCGATTCGCCTGCCGTGGACCTTGCGTATCCGCAACACCACGGGCACCAGCCGCCCCTCGCGCCTGAGCCGCCTGTTTTCCCGCCAGTCCCCTGCCGCCCAGGCGAAGGCGCTGCTCCCCAGTGAACGCATTCGCGCAACGCTTGACAGCATCGGCTGTGAGGACATCGACTTGGATCGGGCCCCGCATGACCTGTCGGGCGGTCAGGCGGCACGCGTAAGTCTTGCGCGCACGCTGCTCACCGAGCCGAAGGTTCTGCTGGCCGACGAGGTGGATGCCGGGCTTGACGATGAGAATGCCGAGAAGGTCGCCGCCATCATGGCGCAATATGCGGATCGCGGCATGTCTATCGTCCGCATCAGGCATCGCCCGCCGGACGGGCGCGCCTCGCGGATTGTCGCATTGGATGGCGGCGTGCTTACCGAAACATACGCGAACAGCCGGAAGATCAGCCAGAGCAACAATCGGGAAGACGGCCAGGAGGCACGGGCATGA
- a CDS encoding ABC transporter permease has product MSGNYYSIDIWGLLVALAMVAVAAGISSLMRMGIGRTLLWSACRALLQLCAMGFIMAFVIRSGNPWFVLLLIAFMLIAAVQITLSRAKGVPKGLAGPVLLSLVLTMLIMMSLVTELVIRPHPWYAPQLVVPLTGMLLGNTVSALAVGLSRFFESMRERRDEVDTLLALGATAWEAARPSVVSSIRLGLMPTTASLASAGIVTVPGMMAGQIIAGGDPINAAKYQFMVLAAIAALTLLADSVIMVLAYRKCFTLLDQYQPVPA; this is encoded by the coding sequence ATGAGCGGCAACTACTATTCCATCGACATCTGGGGGCTGCTCGTCGCGCTTGCCATGGTGGCCGTGGCGGCCGGCATTTCCAGCCTGATGCGCATGGGCATCGGACGCACGCTGCTATGGTCGGCCTGCCGCGCACTGCTGCAATTGTGCGCGATGGGCTTCATCATGGCCTTCGTCATCCGTTCAGGCAACCCGTGGTTCGTACTGCTGCTCATCGCATTCATGCTGATCGCGGCGGTGCAGATCACGCTTTCACGCGCCAAAGGCGTGCCGAAAGGGCTGGCCGGCCCGGTATTGCTGAGCCTGGTGCTCACCATGCTTATCATGATGTCTCTGGTCACCGAACTGGTGATTCGACCGCACCCCTGGTATGCACCGCAACTGGTGGTGCCGCTGACCGGCATGCTGTTGGGCAACACCGTCTCCGCTTTGGCCGTTGGGCTGAGCCGTTTCTTCGAAAGCATGCGCGAGCGCCGCGATGAGGTCGATACGCTGCTGGCTTTGGGTGCGACGGCGTGGGAGGCGGCTCGGCCGAGCGTCGTTTCGTCGATTCGTCTGGGTCTGATGCCGACCACTGCGTCGCTGGCTTCGGCGGGCATCGTCACGGTGCCAGGCATGATGGCCGGCCAGATCATTGCTGGCGGCGATCCGATCAATGCTGCGAAATACCAGTTCATGGTGTTAGCTGCGATTGCGGCGCTCACCCTGCTGGCCGATAGCGTCATCATGGTGCTGGCGTATCGGAAGTGCTTCACCTTACTCGACCAGTACCAGCCGGTTCCGGCGTGA
- a CDS encoding SDR family oxidoreductase, with translation MTTATGKRIAIVTGSALGLGYELARQLIERGWLVAGIDFNAERQNELAERFGADSYHAFVGDVSDERFVNESIAEIAKIGHIDLLINNAGQPSFKVPTGYVAADVDKCLKGLKGMILWSVATLKVCDERNLKIANVMSTAATRGNANESVYCATKWGEKGYTQSLKAAYKGTSVKVVGVYPGGIDTDFYHDSHDYVSLDKQHSFMNPAELAEVILFNLVNEANLTVSDILIERNYR, from the coding sequence ATGACAACAGCCACTGGCAAGCGCATCGCCATCGTCACCGGAAGCGCCCTGGGGTTGGGCTATGAGCTGGCGCGCCAGCTTATCGAACGCGGCTGGCTCGTGGCCGGCATCGACTTCAACGCCGAACGTCAGAACGAGCTCGCCGAACGCTTCGGCGCGGACAGCTACCATGCGTTCGTCGGCGATGTTTCCGACGAGCGTTTCGTAAACGAATCCATTGCCGAGATCGCTAAGATCGGCCACATCGACCTACTCATCAACAATGCCGGCCAGCCTTCGTTCAAAGTGCCGACCGGCTACGTGGCGGCCGACGTGGACAAATGCCTGAAAGGGCTCAAGGGCATGATCCTGTGGAGCGTAGCCACGTTGAAGGTCTGCGATGAGCGGAATCTCAAAATCGCCAACGTGATGAGTACCGCCGCCACGCGCGGCAACGCCAACGAATCCGTGTACTGCGCGACCAAGTGGGGCGAAAAGGGCTACACGCAGAGTCTCAAGGCGGCCTACAAGGGCACGAGCGTGAAGGTGGTGGGCGTCTACCCCGGTGGCATCGACACCGACTTCTACCACGACAGCCACGATTACGTGTCGCTCGACAAGCAGCATTCCTTCATGAACCCGGCCGAGCTTGCCGAGGTGATTCTGTTCAACCTCGTCAATGAAGCGAATCTCACCGTCTCCGACATCCTCATCGAACGCAACTACCGGTAA
- a CDS encoding MmcQ/YjbR family DNA-binding protein yields the protein MNRGELESFIAENFGVDADYPWARYPTHAVFRHGDNRKWFALIMDVPRNRLGLQGAEPLAVLNVKCDPFLIGSLREEPGCFPAYHMSKDTWITVALDGSVADGMIAMLLDMSYQLTASKTRGSRTK from the coding sequence GTGAATCGCGGCGAATTGGAATCGTTCATTGCGGAGAACTTCGGTGTGGACGCCGATTACCCATGGGCCAGATATCCGACTCATGCGGTGTTCCGTCATGGCGATAACCGGAAATGGTTCGCTCTCATCATGGATGTTCCAAGGAACAGGCTGGGATTGCAAGGCGCAGAGCCGCTGGCCGTGCTCAATGTCAAATGCGACCCGTTTTTGATTGGCTCGCTGCGTGAGGAGCCTGGTTGCTTCCCCGCATATCACATGAGCAAGGACACCTGGATCACCGTTGCGCTGGACGGCAGTGTGGCGGATGGCATGATCGCGATGCTGCTTGACATGAGCTACCAGTTGACGGCGTCGAAGACGCGCGGCTCCCGCACAAAGTAG
- a CDS encoding uracil-xanthine permease family protein produces the protein MSNIFQWNLHGDSKTLLPGEVVEPDERLTWPRTAEIGAQHVIAMFGATFLVPILTGFDPSTTLFFTAMSTALFLLINRNVLPSYLGSSFGFIAPITAVTTAHKGIAVASFGIMVTGLLLALIGIVVHYAGAKWIDIIMPPVVNGAIVAIIGFNLAPSVWNNFKVAPDTAIVTLVAVLLVAVLFKGLMGRLNILLGVIIGYAYACCRGQVDFSAIGKAAWIGLPHFHTPQVDFSILPMFVPVVLVLVAENVGHVKSVSQMTGRDYDDQIGTALFADGLGTTIAGFGGGSGTTTYGENIGVMAATKVYSTAAYWCAAGFALILSLCPKFGAIINTIPAGVLGGVTTLLYGMIGMIGIRIWVENKVNFDKPINIMVAAITMIIAIGQFAFAVNGISFNGIAIGTIVVLVAYHGLKAIGKATGTIAKDDPDVL, from the coding sequence ATGAGTAATATTTTCCAATGGAACCTGCATGGCGACAGCAAGACGCTGCTGCCGGGCGAGGTCGTAGAACCCGATGAGCGCCTGACTTGGCCGCGTACCGCCGAAATCGGTGCACAGCATGTGATCGCCATGTTCGGTGCCACCTTCCTGGTGCCGATCCTGACAGGCTTCGACCCGTCCACCACGCTGTTCTTCACCGCCATGTCCACGGCGCTGTTCCTGTTGATCAACAGGAATGTGCTGCCGAGCTACCTGGGTTCGTCGTTCGGCTTCATCGCCCCGATCACCGCGGTCACCACCGCGCATAAGGGCATCGCCGTCGCGTCCTTCGGCATCATGGTCACCGGCCTGCTGCTGGCTCTGATCGGCATTGTCGTGCACTATGCGGGTGCCAAGTGGATCGACATCATCATGCCACCGGTCGTCAACGGCGCCATCGTGGCCATCATCGGCTTCAACCTCGCTCCAAGCGTGTGGAACAACTTCAAGGTCGCGCCCGACACCGCCATCGTCACCTTGGTGGCCGTGCTGCTGGTGGCTGTGCTGTTCAAGGGTCTGATGGGGCGCTTGAACATTCTTCTTGGTGTGATCATCGGCTATGCCTACGCATGCTGCCGCGGCCAGGTCGATTTCTCCGCCATCGGCAAGGCTGCCTGGATTGGTCTGCCTCATTTCCACACCCCGCAGGTCGACTTCTCCATTCTGCCGATGTTCGTCCCGGTGGTGCTGGTGCTGGTTGCTGAAAACGTGGGCCATGTTAAGTCCGTCTCCCAGATGACCGGACGTGATTATGACGACCAGATCGGCACCGCTCTGTTCGCCGACGGCTTGGGCACCACCATCGCCGGTTTCGGCGGTGGCTCCGGCACCACCACCTATGGTGAGAACATCGGTGTGATGGCGGCCACCAAGGTGTATTCCACCGCGGCCTACTGGTGCGCGGCCGGCTTTGCGTTGATTCTGTCGCTGTGCCCGAAGTTCGGCGCCATCATCAACACCATCCCCGCCGGCGTGCTCGGCGGCGTGACCACTTTGCTTTACGGCATGATCGGCATGATCGGTATCCGCATCTGGGTGGAGAACAAGGTCAACTTCGACAAGCCGATCAACATCATGGTGGCCGCCATCACCATGATCATCGCCATCGGTCAGTTCGCGTTCGCCGTCAACGGCATTTCGTTCAACGGCATCGCCATCGGCACCATCGTGGTGCTCGTCGCCTACCACGGCCTCAAGGCCATCGGCAAGGCGACCGGCACCATCGCCAAGGACGATCCGGACGTGCTGTAG